ATGCTTATCACGTCAGTGGTGAATACGCGATGCTTAAAGCCGCCGCACAAAATGGCTGGTTGGATGAACGTAAAGTGGCGATGGAAACCCTGCTTTGCTTTAAACGCGCGGGCGCGGATGGCATTCTGACCTATTATGCCAAGCAAGTCGCTATTTGGTTAGAGGAAGATGGCGCGGTATGAGCCAAATCGAACCTGATAAATATGCGGTGGTCGGCGACCCGATCGCCCATTCCAAATCCCCGTTAATTCATCGATTGTTTGCGCAACAAACCGCGCAAAACATTAGCTATGAAGCGATTCGGATTGATAGTGAGGAGCTTAGTTTTGCGCAAGCTATCGAGCAACTCAAACAAGAAGGCTTCAAGGGGCTAAACATTACCGTTCCTTATAAGGTCGATGCGTTTGAACAGGCCAATCAACTGACCGCGCGCGCGCAGGTCGCGCAGGCGGTGAATACCTATGTATTTGAGGCTGACGGTCAAATTTTGGGCGACAATACCGATGGTGCAGGCCTGGTTCTGGATATTGAACAGAATGCAAAACGCCCTTTCAAAGACCAGCGGGTATTGATTATTGGCGCAGGCGGCGCTGTGCAAGGTATTTTGCAACCGCTACTAGCCAAACAACCAGGCCTGGTGCATATCGCCAACCGAACGGCCAAACGCGCACAAATGCTGGGGAATCGCTTTGACACCTCGGTACCGATTAGCGCCAGCGGCTGGGATGCTATACCACTAGGACCGTTTGATATTATTATCAATGGCACGTCTGCCAGCCTTGAAAACAAGCTGCCACCGATTTCTGAAAAGGTATTAGGCGCTCATAGCCTTGTGTATGACATGATGTATGGCGCAAAGCCCACTGTGCTTATGAACTGGGCTAAACAACACCAGCCCAACTGCCAAGCCCTTGATGGCTTGGGCATGCTAGTGGGGCAAGCGGCCGAAAGCTTTGCCTTGTGGCGTGGTGTCAAACCCGATATTCAACCCGTCATCGCACAGGTTCGAAAACTTATTCAATCCAATTAAACCCGCTTAACAGGTAAAAACAACACGATGGAAAACCAAGATCAATTAGCACCCACGGCTATGCGCCGTATTAAAAGCTTTGTATTGCGCCAAGGCCGTATGTCAAAAGCACAACAACACGCGCTCAACCAGGCCTGGCCAAAATTTGGCTTGGAACCTGAAGATAAACTCTTAGATTTAGCGGCCGTGTTTGGTCGCATCGCACCGACTTATCTTGAAATCGGCTTCGGTATGGGCACAAGCTTAGCGGCAATGGCACAAGCCAACCCGGACCGCAATTACATTGGGATTGAAGTCCATCGCCCAGGTGTGGGCGCATTATGTAAACTTATAGAAGAGCTGGGGCTGAGCAATATTCGCCTTTTCAACCATGACGCGATTGAGGTGTTAGAAAAATCTATTCCGCCCGCCAGTCTTGCTGGCGTTTATTTATTTTTCCCCGACCCTTGGCACAAGTCTCGTCATAAAAAGCGTCGAATTTTGAATGCGGAGTTTGCCGACAAAATCGCTCACTACTTAGAAACCGGCGGTGAGTTTCATATGGCCACCGATTGGCAGGATTATGCAGAACAAATGATGGACGTAATGAGCGCGGCTGGCCGCTATGAAAACAAAGCAGGGATCAATCAATATATGCCGCGCCCAGACTATCGACCTTTAACCAAGTTTGAACAACGTGGCCAACGTCTAGGTCATGGCGTGTGGGATTTGATCTTTGTAAACAATAAATAAATGATAGAGTTGAAAAGCGCGAAAATACGGCAATAAACTTGACCTATATCAAGCTAATATTTAACTATCAAAAAATTGAATTTGAAATTTGGAAAACATAACGGTATATTGCAACTTGAAATTTTTTTAAATATAAAAATCTAACTCTGAGGCAGCACCATGAGAAATGAACTTAAATTTTTACTGGTATTAGTAGTAATTGTTGTAATTCCATTTGCGATTTTAATGGGTATTTACTTAAATATCCTACCCCAAAGCTTGCAAGTCGCCATTGGTCTATTCGGTGTAGTTGCCGCTATTGCAATTATTGTTGGTGGTAACCTATATCTTATGTGGGATGACATCAAATCAGGTCGTTACAAAAAACGCACCTAATGAATGTTATTGACAACCAAAACCCGACAACCTAGTCGGGTTTTTTTATTAATAGCCACACAAGTTTGTAAAGTTTTAGTTCAAAATCATTCAAGCCTTTCAAATTCACGTACAATATAAAAAACTTAACAAAAATTGACTGATGGAATCTGACGACTTTATATCTTCTGTGCATCGCACAAAAAAACAGCAAGAACCAAAGAAAAACCAAAAAACCAGAAAGTGGCTTAAATACAGCCTTTGGATCTTGGTTTCTAGCATCTTTTTACCGATCATCGCGTTAAGTATTTACGTTATAAACGTCTACCCCACTTTACCCGATGCCTCTGAACTAAAAAATATCAGCTATCAGGTGCCGCTGCGTATTGAAACAGCCGACGGCCGACTCATTACTGAAATTGGTGAAAAACGCCGCATCCCGCTAGAATACCATCAAATACCCGAACGCATGACTCAAGCGATTATTTCAGCCGAAGATGACCGGTTTTATGAACACTGGGGGATTGATCTTAAAGGCTTAGCACGTGCAGTCTACGAGTTAATTAGCACAGGCTCTAAGCAATCGGGTGGCTCAACCATCACTATGCAGGTAGCACGAAACTTTTTCCTTACCAATGAACGCACCTATACCCGCAAACTCAATGAAATCATACTCGCTTTTAAAATTGAGCATGAACTCAGCAAACAAGAAATCATGGCGCTTTATCTTAATAAAATATTTTTAGGCCATCGTTCTTATGGGGTAGCTGCCGCTGCAAAAACCTACTATGGCAAAGAACTCAATGAACTCGAGCTTCATGAGTTTGCAATGATTGCGGGTTTACCCAAAGCCCCTTCCGCATTCAACCCTGTTGCCAACCCGCCACGCGCACAATTGCGCCGTGAATATGTTTTACGTAGAATGCATGAGCTCGGCTACATCAGTCGGGTAGAAATGCGCATGGCGCAAGAACAACCGGTTGAGGTTAGCTTATCGGGTGTGCGTATTGATGTTGAAGCTGGCTATATTGCAGAAATGGCTCGCCAGTTTGCCCTGGAAAACTTCGGTGAAGATGCGCTTAACCTTGGACTAACTATTGTAACGACCCTGCAAAGCCAACACCAACTGAGTGCAAACCAAGCACTGCGGGACGGACTTCAAGACTATGAACGCAGACAAGGCTATCGCGGTCCAGTTAGCCAGCTTGATCATGCAATAATGACTAACGAGCAAAGCATTATTCAAGCGATGCGTGAATTTTCTTCGCCTGGTGGATTACAGCTCGCTACCGTCACCGATATCCGTGACAACCAAGCCAACCTGTTATTGCGCAATGGTGAACGCAGCATTATGCGCTTTGAAGGCATGAACTGGGCAGCTCCATTCATTAACATTAACCGCACGGGGCCAGCACCACAAAAAATGGACGATATTCTGTCAGTTGGTGACGTCATTTATCTCCAACGCCAAAACTCGACCTGGCAACTTGCACAAAACCCACAAGCAGACGGCGCGATTGTTGGTCTTAATCCTCGTGATGGCTCTATTTACGCGCTAGCAGGCGGTTTCGATTTCTTTAAAAGCCGTTTTAACCGCGCCACACAAGCTAAACGCCAACTCGGCTCAGCGTTTAAACCTATTTTATACTCTGCCGCGCTAGAGCGTGACTATACGCTAGCAACCGTTGTTAATGATGCCCCTGTGGTGTTTCACGATGATGCTTTAGAAGGCATATGGCGCCCAGAAAACTTTACCGGACGCTTTTATGGTCCAACACGTGTTCGTCCTGCCCTTGCACACTCCAAAAACCTAGTACCTATTCGCATACTACAAGACATAGGCATTCACCCGACAGTTAACCATGCTGCAGCATTTGGTTTAGCGCAGGCTGAGCTACAAAAACATCGAAATCTTTCACTCGCATTGGGTTCTGTAGAGGTCACACCATTAGAAGCAGCACGTGCCTTTGCTGTGTTTGCAAATGGGGGTTATTTAATAGAGCCTTATTTTGTTAGGCAAGTTCGCGACTTTAATGGTCGCACCATTTACCAAGCAGACCCACTTCACGCTTGTCAAATTCAATGTCTTGAAAATGATCCGAGTTTGGCTCCAAGGGTTATAAGCCCTCAAAATGCTTATTTAATTACCTCTATGCTCCAGGATGTTATCAGTTACGGAACAGGCCGGAGTGCCAGTTCGCTAAACCGTAAAGACCTAGCGGGTAAAACAGGGACAACCAATCAACAATTTGACGCTTGGTTTGTGGGTTACAACCCGGATGTTGTTACCAGTGTTTGGGTAGGCTTTGACAATCCTAGCAGCCTAGGTCGTCGAGAAACCGCTGGACGTGCTGCCTTGCCAATCTGGATTGATTATATGCGTACAGCCATTCAATCCTCCCCTAACATTCCTTTTTTACAGCCCGAAGGGCTTGTTAATGTACCCATTGATCCTGATACGGGTTTAGCTGTTCCGGCAGATACAGCCAATGCCGTGTTTGAGCTTTTCCTTGAGCGAAATGCCCCTGAACCACCTAGCATTACACCGAGCACTTTAAGGAACTTAACAATAGAACTCTTCCAGTAAGCTAAGCGTTGATAATTAAGGGGCGATGGCTAAAGCCCCACGATGCTTTCAAACCTAATTACAAAGTCGGTATAATAACTGGCTTAGAACAAGGCTTAACATAGAATTAACTAACTAGGACATAGCACAATGAAACTGATTCTTCTTGGCGCACCTGGCGCAGGTAAAGGTACTCAAGCTCAATTTTTAACCAAACAATATAATATTCCACAAATATCAACTGGCGATATGTTACGTGCAGCCATTAAAGCAGGCACAGAACTGGGTAAGCTCGCGAAATCGTTTATGGATGAAGGCAAACTAGTTACCGATGAGATTATTATCGGCCTAGTTAAAGAGCGCATTGCGCAAGAAGACTGTGCAAATGGATTCTTACTTGATGGTTTTCCTCGCACGATTGCACAAGCTGATGCCCTTGCTGAGGCGGGCGTGGCAATTGATGCGGTAATTGAAATTGATGTCGCGGATGAGGTGATTGTAGAGCGCATGTCAGGTCGTCGTTGTCACATGGCATCTGGGCGCACCTACCACGTCACATTTAATCCACCTAAACAAGCCGACAAGGATGATGAAACGGGTGAAGAGCTGATTCAGCGCCCAGATGATAAGCCTGAAGTTGTTCTAGATCGCCTAAAAATCTACCATGACCAAACTGCACCTTTAATTAGCTATTACCAAGCTAAAGCAGAAAAAATTGAAATGTTAAAATACGTCCGAATTGATGGCACCCAGCCGATTGCTGAGGTTGAAAAAGCCATAACTCAAGCATTAAATTAACTTTAAACACAGCAAATCGCCCGAGCAAACCGCTCGGGTAACAAAACAATACTTAAGTCCATAACCTCAAGCAGCAAACTTGGTGTAGAATTAATACCAATGTTCATTGATTTTATTTATGAGACTTAATTCATGCAAACCCAATCACTAAAAATAAAAATTATTCTAGCTACTCTCGCTGTCACCACGCTAGTCGTGGCCTCTGTCGCCGCCATTCTCTACCTGTCCCAAATTAAACCGCTTGCCGGTCAAATTGAGCAACGCCTAACCCAAGAAATGTCGACTTTTATGGACAGTCAGATAGAGCTAAAAATTCAATCAGGGATTATTGGCGCCACTATGCTGTCACAGCAGCCTATGACATTGGAAGCGCTTAATCGAAGAGATGACCGAGTTCTGCGACAAGTTCTAGCAGCTCAACAAGCACACTACAGCAGTGTAAGTAACTTTAGAGGTATCTTTTCAGAGATTATCGATGCTCGAGGCCAGTCCTTACTACGCTCATGGAACCTCGACACCCCTGGCTCAAACCAAGCCAACAATGAACTCTTTCGAACCGTTATGCAACAGAAAAAAGCCAACGGCGCACTGGGCTTTACAGAGCGTGGTGTTGCCATTACGTCTGTGACACCAGTATTAAACCCAACCCAAGGCTTGATCGGCATGGTCACGATGGTGCAAGGTGTGGGTTCAATATCGCGTCACTTTGAACGGATTGTTGGGGGTTCATGGATAATGCTTGTTGATCGCAACTATGTTCAAAGCGTTCAAGGCAATACTCGTGCCATCGACAACTTACAAGCCATTAACAACCGCTACGTCATCGCCAACAACGCTTGGTTTAATGAAGAAGTCATCAACCTTACTAAAAAACTCTACCAGCAACTTGATGGCGATAAGACTCAGGTTTATCTAGCACAGGGTTATGTCCTTGTTGACTTGCCTGCCTACGATGAAGCAGGACGGGTATTTGGTCGTCAGTTGTTTATTCAAGATGAGCAAGTTTACACCGCGGCCTTAACACAAGCCCACAACCAGGCCTGGATTACCTTGATTGGCGTGGTATTTGGCATTTTATTGCTTGCTGGCATCTTATTGGTTCTTATTAATCGTTTGGTTATAACGCCATTACAAAGCCTTAACAACACCATGGCGGATATCCAAAAAACCGGTAATTTCTCGCTACGTGTTCCGGTCAAGTCAAACGATGAAGTCGGCCAGACCGCTCAGGCTATTAACGATCACTTAACTCAAGTTAGCCAAGCCATGAATCAAACTGGAAATGCGATAGCCGCTCTGGCTAAAGGCGACCTGAGCCAGCGTATTAGTGGCGAATTCGTCGGTGATCTGCAAACTATTAAAAATGGCGTCAATGCCAGTGCTGATAATGTTCAGACCATGATAGAACAGGTTGCTCAAGCAATGGCAAAACTCAGTGCCGGCGATTTTAATTTTAAAGCAAGCGTCAGTGCTGAAGGAGCCTTTGCTGATATTCTCAACAACACTAATCATGCCTTGAATGACCTTAATCATATTATGCAAGATATCAATAACACCATGTCTGAAATGGCACAAGGTCGTTTCCAAAAGCGGATTGAAGCCCACGCACAGGGCGATTTAGATACACTCAAGCAAAAGGTGAATCACAGCCTTGAAAAACTTGATGAAGTTATTCGTGATATTGCTGGAGTTATGCAAGCACAGAGTAACGGAGATCTCACTATACGCGTAGGGGTTGAATGCGAAGGCGATCTAGATCGCCTTAAACAAGCGATTAATGAAAATGCAGAACGATTAAGTCAAGTTATTAATGACGTGTTAATTGCTGCAGACACCGTTTACGGTGCCGCCGAAGAAGTCTCTCATGGTTCGGATAGCCTGAGTGAAAGCGTGCAACAACAGGCCGCTTCGGTAGAAGAAACTTCCGCCACCATGACCGAAATCACCTCAGCGATTGATAATAATGCCAGCAATGCGAAAAGTGCTGACAAACTTGAGCATCAATTAGAATCCAATTCACAAACAGCCGCTAAAGTAATGCGCGATACCATTCAAGCAATGGACGCAATTCAAGATTCGAGCAACCAAATCAATGATATTGTTAGCCTTATTGATGGCATTGCCTTCCAAACTAATTTATTGGCACTGAATGCGGCGGTTGAAGCCGCTCGAGCGGGTGATCATGGTCGTGGCTTCGCAGTAGTCGCTGGAGAAGTCCGTTCACTGGCACAAAAATCTGCTGAAGCAGCAAAAGATATCAAAGGATTAATTGCAAAGAGTGTTGAAAGAATTAATCAAGGCACCCAATTAGCGGCAGAGTCGGAAGGAATTATAGGAAAAATGAACGAGTCAATTGCTCAAGTTAGCAAAATGATCGCCGGCATAGCCAGTGCTTCGGTTGAACAGGCACAAGGGGTCAATGAAATCAATCAGGCAATTGGATTGATTGACAATGTTACCCAACAAAACGCCGCCTTGGTTGAAGAAACCTCAGCGGCGGCTGAAAGCTTGAAAGACCAAGCTAAACAGCTCAGCGAAAGTGTGTCTTTCTTTAAAACCAAACCCAATAAAGGGTTAGGCTATAAAGGCTAAGCAAGCTAGATATTAAGCCCTTACATTCATCCCGCCTTGGCGGGATTTTTTATCTTGATGACAGGTTAGTCAAATAACCTTCAATCTCGACGGCCTGACCTTGCATTACAAACGGCTGGGGATAGCGGTTTAGCTGATAATCGTACATCGGGTCATAATAATCACGCAACATGAAACCGATCCATTAAAATGCGCACCAACATCACCGCACGCCTGCTCTAACAACCAGGCCTGGTTAAATGCCTTTAAAACCTTCGCATAATTCAACCCACCCAACCGCTTGGCAATGCGCTCAAACCGCGACAGCATAAATTCACGCCATTGCTCGGGGTTTTCATATTCAGTTTGAGCCTGCGTCACATACTCGGTCAAGATATTTTGCTTGCGCTGTTCAAACGGCGTATCCAAAAAAATCCGTGGGCCTGATTTAATTGCCGCAAACAACGAAGGGCTTAAGTGTACCGAACCGATATTGCGCCCTTCATCTTCAAACAAGCAATTGGCTTGCCCGCTCGCTTCCAGTGCCAGCAGACGATAGGCCAATTGATTTTCAAAATCAATCTGACGTGGC
The nucleotide sequence above comes from Thiomicrospira sp. R3. Encoded proteins:
- a CDS encoding methyl-accepting chemotaxis protein, producing MQTQSLKIKIILATLAVTTLVVASVAAILYLSQIKPLAGQIEQRLTQEMSTFMDSQIELKIQSGIIGATMLSQQPMTLEALNRRDDRVLRQVLAAQQAHYSSVSNFRGIFSEIIDARGQSLLRSWNLDTPGSNQANNELFRTVMQQKKANGALGFTERGVAITSVTPVLNPTQGLIGMVTMVQGVGSISRHFERIVGGSWIMLVDRNYVQSVQGNTRAIDNLQAINNRYVIANNAWFNEEVINLTKKLYQQLDGDKTQVYLAQGYVLVDLPAYDEAGRVFGRQLFIQDEQVYTAALTQAHNQAWITLIGVVFGILLLAGILLVLINRLVITPLQSLNNTMADIQKTGNFSLRVPVKSNDEVGQTAQAINDHLTQVSQAMNQTGNAIAALAKGDLSQRISGEFVGDLQTIKNGVNASADNVQTMIEQVAQAMAKLSAGDFNFKASVSAEGAFADILNNTNHALNDLNHIMQDINNTMSEMAQGRFQKRIEAHAQGDLDTLKQKVNHSLEKLDEVIRDIAGVMQAQSNGDLTIRVGVECEGDLDRLKQAINENAERLSQVINDVLIAADTVYGAAEEVSHGSDSLSESVQQQAASVEETSATMTEITSAIDNNASNAKSADKLEHQLESNSQTAAKVMRDTIQAMDAIQDSSNQINDIVSLIDGIAFQTNLLALNAAVEAARAGDHGRGFAVVAGEVRSLAQKSAEAAKDIKGLIAKSVERINQGTQLAAESEGIIGKMNESIAQVSKMIAGIASASVEQAQGVNEINQAIGLIDNVTQQNAALVEETSAAAESLKDQAKQLSESVSFFKTKPNKGLGYKG
- the adk gene encoding adenylate kinase, with amino-acid sequence MKLILLGAPGAGKGTQAQFLTKQYNIPQISTGDMLRAAIKAGTELGKLAKSFMDEGKLVTDEIIIGLVKERIAQEDCANGFLLDGFPRTIAQADALAEAGVAIDAVIEIDVADEVIVERMSGRRCHMASGRTYHVTFNPPKQADKDDETGEELIQRPDDKPEVVLDRLKIYHDQTAPLISYYQAKAEKIEMLKYVRIDGTQPIAEVEKAITQALN
- the trmB gene encoding tRNA (guanosine(46)-N7)-methyltransferase TrmB → MENQDQLAPTAMRRIKSFVLRQGRMSKAQQHALNQAWPKFGLEPEDKLLDLAAVFGRIAPTYLEIGFGMGTSLAAMAQANPDRNYIGIEVHRPGVGALCKLIEELGLSNIRLFNHDAIEVLEKSIPPASLAGVYLFFPDPWHKSRHKKRRILNAEFADKIAHYLETGGEFHMATDWQDYAEQMMDVMSAAGRYENKAGINQYMPRPDYRPLTKFEQRGQRLGHGVWDLIFVNNK
- a CDS encoding penicillin-binding protein 1A; protein product: MESDDFISSVHRTKKQQEPKKNQKTRKWLKYSLWILVSSIFLPIIALSIYVINVYPTLPDASELKNISYQVPLRIETADGRLITEIGEKRRIPLEYHQIPERMTQAIISAEDDRFYEHWGIDLKGLARAVYELISTGSKQSGGSTITMQVARNFFLTNERTYTRKLNEIILAFKIEHELSKQEIMALYLNKIFLGHRSYGVAAAAKTYYGKELNELELHEFAMIAGLPKAPSAFNPVANPPRAQLRREYVLRRMHELGYISRVEMRMAQEQPVEVSLSGVRIDVEAGYIAEMARQFALENFGEDALNLGLTIVTTLQSQHQLSANQALRDGLQDYERRQGYRGPVSQLDHAIMTNEQSIIQAMREFSSPGGLQLATVTDIRDNQANLLLRNGERSIMRFEGMNWAAPFININRTGPAPQKMDDILSVGDVIYLQRQNSTWQLAQNPQADGAIVGLNPRDGSIYALAGGFDFFKSRFNRATQAKRQLGSAFKPILYSAALERDYTLATVVNDAPVVFHDDALEGIWRPENFTGRFYGPTRVRPALAHSKNLVPIRILQDIGIHPTVNHAAAFGLAQAELQKHRNLSLALGSVEVTPLEAARAFAVFANGGYLIEPYFVRQVRDFNGRTIYQADPLHACQIQCLENDPSLAPRVISPQNAYLITSMLQDVISYGTGRSASSLNRKDLAGKTGTTNQQFDAWFVGYNPDVVTSVWVGFDNPSSLGRRETAGRAALPIWIDYMRTAIQSSPNIPFLQPEGLVNVPIDPDTGLAVPADTANAVFELFLERNAPEPPSITPSTLRNLTIELFQ
- the aroE gene encoding shikimate dehydrogenase produces the protein MSQIEPDKYAVVGDPIAHSKSPLIHRLFAQQTAQNISYEAIRIDSEELSFAQAIEQLKQEGFKGLNITVPYKVDAFEQANQLTARAQVAQAVNTYVFEADGQILGDNTDGAGLVLDIEQNAKRPFKDQRVLIIGAGGAVQGILQPLLAKQPGLVHIANRTAKRAQMLGNRFDTSVPISASGWDAIPLGPFDIIINGTSASLENKLPPISEKVLGAHSLVYDMMYGAKPTVLMNWAKQHQPNCQALDGLGMLVGQAAESFALWRGVKPDIQPVIAQVRKLIQSN